From Falsibacillus albus, a single genomic window includes:
- the atpF gene encoding F0F1 ATP synthase subunit B, translating to MLTQAFVLGEVEHFNGGDILFQLVMFIILLALLKKYAWGPLMGIMKQREEHIAKEIEAAEMSRVEANRLLDETRAELKQAREEGHAIIENAKKQADLQREDMIAAARAEAVRLKEAAKLEIETQKEQAVATLREQVASLSVMIASKVIEKELDANDQEHLISQYIQEAGDRR from the coding sequence ATGTTAACACAAGCATTTGTCCTTGGAGAAGTTGAACATTTCAATGGTGGGGATATCCTCTTCCAATTGGTTATGTTCATCATCCTGTTAGCGTTGCTTAAGAAATATGCATGGGGTCCTTTGATGGGCATTATGAAACAACGTGAAGAGCACATTGCCAAAGAAATCGAAGCAGCAGAAATGAGCCGTGTCGAAGCCAACAGATTGTTGGATGAGACGCGCGCAGAGTTGAAGCAGGCTCGTGAAGAAGGGCATGCCATCATTGAAAATGCGAAGAAACAAGCTGATTTACAACGTGAAGATATGATTGCGGCCGCACGTGCAGAAGCTGTACGCCTGAAAGAGGCTGCGAAGCTGGAAATCGAAACACAAAAAGAACAAGCTGTTGCGACATTGCGTGAGCAGGTTGCTTCATTATCTGTCATGATCGCATCGAAAGTGATTGAAAAAGAACTGGATGCCAATGATCAAGAGCACTTGATCAGCCAGTATATTCAAGAGGCAGGAGACAGACGATGA
- a CDS encoding F0F1 ATP synthase subunit delta, whose product MSSEAVAKRYALALFQLATEQNQLESVEEELRVVKKIFLENPGFGQLLKSPRLPLQKKKEMLKESFQEASPFVMNTLMILTDRHRDEYIVQVVDSFIGLANELRGIADATIYSIRPLTEDEKAALSTSFAQKVGKKSLNIQNIIDTNLLGGIKVQIGNRIFDGSLRGKLDRLERELVG is encoded by the coding sequence ATGAGCAGCGAGGCAGTAGCAAAACGTTATGCATTGGCGCTGTTTCAGCTTGCCACTGAACAAAACCAGCTCGAATCGGTAGAAGAAGAGCTTCGCGTTGTGAAGAAAATCTTTCTTGAAAACCCTGGTTTCGGGCAGCTTTTAAAATCTCCGAGACTTCCTTTGCAAAAGAAGAAGGAGATGTTAAAAGAATCGTTCCAGGAAGCTTCACCATTTGTCATGAACACGCTGATGATCCTGACAGATCGCCATCGTGATGAGTATATCGTGCAAGTAGTCGATTCTTTCATCGGCTTGGCAAATGAACTCCGTGGAATTGCAGATGCAACGATTTATTCCATCCGTCCTCTTACTGAAGACGAAAAGGCTGCACTATCCACATCATTCGCACAAAAAGTCGGCAAAAAATCATTAAACATTCAAAATATCATCGATACGAACCTTTTAGGCGGAATCAAAGTTCAAATCGGCAACCGCATTTTTGACGGAAGCCTTCGAGGAAAACTTGATCGCTTAGAACGTGAATTAGTCGGATAA
- the atpA gene encoding F0F1 ATP synthase subunit alpha, with product MSIKAEEISALIKKQIENYQSELKVSDVGTVIQIGDGIARAHGLDNVMAGELLEFSNGVMGMAQNLEESNVGIVILGPYTDIREGDEVRRTGRIMEVPVGEELIGRVVNPLGQPVDGLGPINTTKTRPIESQAPGVMDRKSVHEPLQTGIKAIDALVPIGRGQRELIIGDRQTGKTSVAIDAILNQGDQDMICIYVAIGQKESTVRNAVETLRKHGALDYTIVVTASASQPAPLLFLAPYAGVTMGEEFMINGKHVLVVYDDLSKQASAYRELSLLLRRPPGREAFPGDVFYLHSRLLERAAKLSDAKGAGSITALPFVETQAGDISAYIPTNVISITDGQIFLQSDLFFSGVRPAINAGLSVSRVGGSAQISAMKKVAGTLRLDLASYRELEAFAQFGSDLDKATQAKLNRGARTVEVLKQDLNKPLKVEKQVMILYALTRGHLDDIAVEDIRRFENEFLSWLDHNHTEVLDHIRTTGKLAEDEAMAAAISEFKKTFA from the coding sequence ATGAGCATTAAAGCTGAAGAAATCAGCGCACTGATAAAAAAGCAAATTGAGAACTATCAGTCAGAACTAAAAGTTAGCGATGTAGGTACAGTCATTCAAATTGGTGACGGTATCGCTCGTGCTCATGGCCTCGACAATGTCATGGCTGGAGAACTTTTGGAGTTTTCAAACGGTGTCATGGGTATGGCACAAAACCTTGAAGAAAGCAACGTAGGTATCGTAATCCTTGGACCTTACACAGACATTCGCGAAGGCGATGAGGTCCGCCGTACGGGACGCATCATGGAAGTTCCTGTCGGGGAAGAACTAATCGGCCGCGTTGTAAATCCTTTAGGTCAGCCTGTAGACGGTCTTGGCCCGATCAACACAACAAAAACACGTCCAATTGAAAGCCAAGCGCCTGGTGTAATGGATCGTAAATCCGTTCACGAGCCGCTTCAAACTGGTATCAAGGCGATTGACGCACTTGTGCCGATCGGCCGAGGACAACGTGAATTGATCATCGGTGACCGCCAAACAGGTAAAACATCTGTTGCCATCGATGCAATCTTGAACCAAGGCGATCAGGATATGATCTGTATCTATGTTGCCATCGGACAAAAAGAATCAACAGTCCGCAATGCTGTCGAAACACTTCGCAAGCATGGCGCGTTGGATTATACAATCGTTGTGACAGCTTCTGCTTCACAGCCTGCACCATTATTGTTCCTTGCTCCTTATGCAGGGGTAACAATGGGTGAAGAGTTCATGATCAATGGCAAGCACGTGCTTGTCGTATACGATGACTTGTCCAAGCAAGCATCTGCATACCGTGAACTTTCACTATTGCTTCGCCGTCCTCCAGGCCGTGAAGCATTCCCAGGTGACGTATTCTACTTGCATTCCCGTTTATTAGAGCGCGCTGCTAAGCTCAGCGACGCAAAAGGTGCAGGTTCAATCACGGCGCTTCCATTCGTTGAGACTCAAGCTGGGGATATCTCCGCTTACATCCCGACGAACGTCATTTCCATCACGGATGGCCAGATCTTCTTGCAATCTGATTTATTCTTCTCCGGTGTACGTCCAGCGATCAACGCAGGCCTTTCCGTATCCCGTGTAGGAGGATCCGCACAAATCAGTGCCATGAAGAAGGTTGCGGGTACACTTCGTCTTGACCTTGCTTCTTATCGTGAATTGGAAGCATTCGCTCAATTCGGATCCGATCTTGATAAAGCGACTCAAGCAAAACTGAACCGCGGTGCGCGTACAGTTGAAGTCCTAAAGCAAGATCTGAACAAACCGCTTAAAGTAGAAAAACAAGTTATGATCCTTTACGCATTGACTCGCGGTCATTTAGATGACATCGCGGTTGAAGATATCCGTCGTTTCGAAAATGAATTCTTAAGTTGGTTAGACCACAACCATACGGAAGTGCTAGACCACATTCGCACGACAGGCAAGCTTGCTGAAGATGAAGCAATGGCTGCTGCAATCAGCGAATTCAAAAAGACTTTTGCTTAA
- a CDS encoding F0F1 ATP synthase subunit gamma codes for MASLRDIKNRITSTKKTSQITKAMEMVSAAKLNRAEMNAKSFVPYMEKIQEVVASVALGSRGVTHEMLVSRPVKKTGYLVITSDRGLAGAFNSSILRAVNNTIRERHNSKDEYAIIAIGRMGRDFFRKRDMNVVLDITGLPDQPSFTDIQEIARKAVNLYADGTFDELHMYYNHHVSAIQQDVTAKKLLPLSEINSSLPFTSYEFEPSPEEILDVLLPQYAESLIYGALLDSKASEHGARMTAMKNATDNAKDLINNLTLSYNRARQAAITQEITEIVGGAAALE; via the coding sequence ATGGCATCATTACGCGACATTAAAAATCGTATTACTTCTACGAAGAAAACGAGTCAAATCACCAAAGCGATGGAAATGGTATCTGCTGCGAAATTGAACCGTGCAGAAATGAATGCGAAGTCATTTGTTCCTTACATGGAAAAAATTCAAGAAGTGGTAGCTTCCGTTGCATTGGGCAGTAGAGGTGTGACGCATGAGATGCTAGTCTCCCGCCCCGTGAAAAAAACCGGCTATTTGGTCATCACATCTGACCGTGGTTTAGCGGGGGCTTTCAACAGCAGCATTCTGCGTGCCGTGAATAATACTATTCGCGAACGTCACAACTCAAAAGATGAATATGCCATCATTGCAATCGGCCGTATGGGAAGAGATTTCTTCCGCAAACGCGATATGAATGTCGTCCTGGATATCACTGGTCTTCCGGATCAGCCATCCTTCACGGACATTCAGGAAATTGCAAGAAAAGCAGTCAATCTTTATGCCGATGGGACATTTGATGAGTTGCACATGTATTACAATCATCACGTCAGCGCAATCCAACAGGACGTAACAGCAAAAAAATTGCTGCCATTGTCTGAAATCAATTCAAGCTTGCCATTTACATCCTATGAATTTGAACCGTCTCCAGAAGAAATTTTGGATGTCTTGCTTCCGCAATATGCTGAAAGCTTGATCTACGGGGCATTGCTGGATAGTAAAGCAAGTGAGCATGGTGCTCGTATGACAGCCATGAAAAATGCGACTGACAATGCAAAAGACCTTATCAATAACCTTACACTTTCATATAACCGCGCACGCCAAGCAGCGATTACCCAAGAGATAACGGAAATCGTGGGCGGAGCAGCGGCTCTGGAATAG
- the atpD gene encoding F0F1 ATP synthase subunit beta: MNKGRVLQVMGPVVDVKFESGHLPAIYNALKIEHNGQSETDAAIDLTLEVAIHLGDDTVRTIAMSSTDGLTRGVEVIDTGSSISVPVGDVTLGRVFNVLGKAIDLKEDVAAEARRDSIHRQAPKYEQLSTEVEILETGIKVVDLLAPYIKGGKIGLFGGAGVGKTVLIQELINNIAQEHGGISVFAGVGERTREGNDLYHEMSDSGVIGKTAMVFGQMNEPPGARMRVALTGLTMAEYFRDEQGQDVLFFIDNIFRFTQAGSEVSALLGRMPSAVGYQPTLATEMGLLQERITSTNVGSVTSIQAVYVPADDYTDPAPATTFAHLDATTNLERKLTEMGIYPAVDPLASTSRALSPEIVGEEHYSVARQVQQTLQRYKELQDIIAILGMDELSDEDKLVVQRARRVQFFLSQNFHVAEQFTGQKGSYVPVKETIKGFKDILDGKYDHLPEDAFRLVGQIEDVIEAAKKMGVEV, from the coding sequence ATGAACAAAGGACGCGTTCTTCAAGTTATGGGTCCGGTTGTTGACGTAAAGTTCGAAAGCGGCCATCTTCCAGCGATCTATAACGCGTTAAAGATTGAACATAATGGACAATCTGAAACAGATGCAGCAATCGATCTTACGTTGGAAGTTGCAATTCATCTTGGCGATGATACAGTTCGTACAATTGCCATGTCATCTACAGACGGATTGACTCGTGGGGTAGAAGTAATCGATACAGGTTCTTCTATTTCTGTACCAGTAGGTGACGTGACACTTGGACGTGTATTCAACGTACTAGGTAAAGCAATCGACCTTAAAGAAGATGTAGCAGCAGAAGCTCGTCGTGATTCCATTCACAGACAAGCTCCAAAATATGAACAGCTTTCTACTGAAGTTGAAATTCTTGAAACTGGAATCAAGGTTGTAGACTTGCTTGCCCCTTACATCAAAGGTGGTAAAATCGGCCTCTTCGGTGGTGCCGGTGTAGGTAAAACCGTTCTTATCCAGGAATTGATCAACAATATCGCACAAGAGCACGGCGGTATCTCTGTATTTGCCGGTGTTGGTGAGCGTACGCGTGAAGGTAATGACCTTTACCATGAAATGAGCGATTCAGGCGTTATCGGAAAAACAGCGATGGTATTCGGCCAGATGAACGAGCCTCCTGGTGCACGTATGCGTGTTGCCTTGACTGGTTTGACAATGGCAGAATACTTCCGTGATGAGCAAGGACAGGACGTTCTGTTCTTCATCGATAACATCTTCCGTTTCACACAAGCAGGTTCAGAGGTTTCTGCCCTATTAGGCCGTATGCCATCTGCGGTTGGTTACCAGCCTACACTTGCTACTGAAATGGGTCTATTGCAAGAGCGTATCACATCTACAAATGTTGGATCTGTTACATCGATCCAAGCTGTATACGTCCCTGCCGATGACTATACGGATCCGGCTCCTGCAACAACTTTCGCTCACTTGGATGCGACAACGAACCTTGAGCGTAAATTGACAGAAATGGGTATCTACCCAGCCGTGGATCCATTGGCATCCACATCTCGCGCACTTTCTCCTGAAATCGTCGGAGAAGAGCATTATTCCGTTGCACGTCAAGTACAACAAACATTGCAGCGTTATAAAGAATTGCAGGATATCATCGCGATCCTAGGTATGGATGAGCTTTCCGACGAAGATAAGCTTGTCGTACAACGTGCCCGTCGTGTACAGTTCTTCTTATCTCAAAACTTCCACGTAGCTGAACAGTTCACTGGTCAAAAAGGATCTTACGTGCCTGTAAAAGAAACAATCAAAGGCTTCAAAGATATCCTTGATGGCAAGTACGATCATCTTCCAGAGGATGCCTTCCGTCTAGTTGGCCAAATCGAAGACGTGATCGAAGCTGCGAAAAAGATGGGTGTAGAAGTATAA
- a CDS encoding F0F1 ATP synthase subunit epsilon, protein MKTIKVSIVTPDGPVYESDVEMVSTKAQSGELGVLPGHIPMVAPLQIGAVRLKKAGKTELVAVSGGFLEVRPTQVTILAQTAEAAESIDVERAREAKARAEQRLQGNQADVDVKRAELALRRSVNRINVFEHRI, encoded by the coding sequence ATGAAGACCATTAAAGTCAGTATCGTTACTCCCGATGGCCCAGTGTATGAATCCGATGTGGAAATGGTAAGTACTAAGGCTCAAAGTGGTGAGCTTGGAGTGTTACCAGGACACATTCCAATGGTCGCTCCATTACAGATCGGTGCTGTCCGCTTGAAAAAAGCAGGCAAAACTGAGTTAGTAGCAGTAAGCGGAGGCTTCTTAGAAGTTCGCCCGACACAAGTAACGATTTTAGCTCAAACGGCAGAAGCAGCTGAAAGCATTGACGTTGAACGTGCCCGGGAAGCAAAAGCCCGTGCCGAACAGCGCCTTCAAGGCAATCAGGCTGACGTCGATGTCAAACGTGCAGAGCTTGCCCTTAGACGCTCTGTCAACCGCATCAACGTATTCGAACACCGTATTTAA